The proteins below are encoded in one region of Methanofollis aquaemaris:
- the dnaG gene encoding DNA primase DnaG, whose product MYSSDTTKYLIHINLYTEGVVEKPDVVGAIFGQTEGLLGEDLDLRDLQRTGRVGRIDVHITSKKGETRGEILISSSLDRAETAVLAASLETIDRVGPCVAHARVERIEDIRVTKRKQIVERAKELLLTHFDETTIDSTELIDDVRESMRIEKIGVLGEERVPAGPNVHESDAVIVVEGRADVINLLRYGIKNAVAVEGTKVPAVIAKLCEVKTATAFLDGDRGGDLILRELLQVADIDYVALCPRGKSVEDLTRKEIIKALRNKMPVEYFREQLDEGKEPAPEKVEIPVKEETEVIVSEGPEEEEGPAVPEVTGPTLEQQVREVEGRKTARFLNADYNLITEVGAGEVEDALETVDPDAAGIVLDRPVDQRLVDAFLAKGIEFVAAPEFREIVKRPLSLRLMKIRKA is encoded by the coding sequence ATGTATTCATCTGATACGACTAAGTATCTCATTCACATTAATTTGTATACCGAGGGGGTGGTCGAGAAACCTGACGTAGTCGGGGCTATATTTGGCCAGACTGAAGGGTTGCTCGGCGAAGACCTCGACCTGCGCGATCTCCAGCGGACCGGGCGGGTCGGGCGGATAGACGTTCATATCACGAGCAAGAAAGGCGAGACAAGGGGAGAGATCCTCATCTCCTCGTCCCTGGACCGGGCCGAGACGGCGGTGCTCGCAGCGTCCCTGGAGACGATCGACCGGGTCGGACCGTGCGTCGCCCACGCACGGGTCGAGCGGATCGAGGACATCAGGGTGACAAAGCGCAAGCAGATCGTGGAGCGAGCGAAGGAGCTCCTGCTGACGCATTTCGACGAGACCACCATCGACTCGACCGAACTCATCGACGATGTCCGCGAGTCGATGCGGATCGAAAAGATCGGGGTGCTGGGGGAGGAACGAGTCCCGGCCGGCCCAAATGTCCACGAGTCCGACGCCGTTATTGTCGTCGAGGGGCGGGCCGACGTGATCAACCTGCTGAGGTACGGGATCAAGAACGCCGTCGCAGTGGAAGGGACAAAAGTTCCGGCGGTGATCGCCAAACTCTGCGAGGTGAAGACGGCGACAGCCTTCCTGGACGGCGACCGGGGTGGCGACCTCATCTTGCGCGAACTTCTGCAGGTCGCCGACATCGACTATGTCGCACTCTGTCCGAGGGGCAAGAGCGTTGAGGATCTGACCAGGAAAGAGATCATCAAGGCCCTCAGGAACAAGATGCCGGTGGAGTACTTCAGGGAGCAACTCGACGAGGGGAAGGAACCTGCGCCCGAAAAAGTCGAGATCCCGGTAAAGGAGGAGACGGAGGTGATCGTCAGCGAGGGGCCCGAGGAAGAAGAGGGCCCCGCGGTTCCTGAGGTCACCGGCCCGACGCTTGAGCAGCAGGTGCGCGAGGTGGAGGGGAGGAAGACCGCCAGGTTCCTGAACGCCGACTACAATCTCATCACCGAGGTCGGCGCTGGCGAGGTGGAGGATGCCCTTGAGACCGTCGACCCCGATGCCGCCGGAATTGTCCTGGATCGCCCGGTGGACCAGCGTCTGGTCGATGCGTTCCTTGCAAAGGGGATCGAATTTGTCGCGGCTCCTGAGTTCAGAGAGATCGTCAAGAGGCCACTATCTCTGCGGCTCATGAAAATCCGGAAGGCGTAG
- a CDS encoding HypC/HybG/HupF family hydrogenase formation chaperone translates to MCVAVPAEVIEKKDGNIGVVDYGELKQEVRLDLVDVEIGEFVLVHVGFAIQKLSREEGLSTRELFKEVYAAMEE, encoded by the coding sequence ATGTGTGTTGCAGTTCCTGCCGAAGTGATCGAGAAAAAGGACGGCAATATCGGCGTCGTCGACTATGGTGAACTCAAACAGGAGGTCCGCCTCGACCTGGTCGACGTCGAGATCGGCGAGTTTGTCCTCGTCCATGTCGGTTTTGCCATCCAGAAGCTCAGCCGCGAGGAGGGTCTCTCCACCAGAGAACTCTTCAAAGAAGTCTACGCAGCGATGGAAGAGTAA
- a CDS encoding sodium-dependent transporter codes for MPSESADTTKRAEWSRYGFVLAAIGSAVGLGNIWRFPYVVGENGGGAFLVPYIVSFFCFGIPLMVLEFTVGRGFRGSVVTAFGRLHPRLRHLGLLPFVMTLVVFSYYSVIAGWTLAYIIFSVTGYMDFETFTSSPLPRVTFFATILLAGAVVKVDLKAGIERANRYLMPVLGVALLIMLVQALTLPGVQAGLAYYLTPDLSALSDPAIWVQAAGQVFFSLSIGFGVLLTYGSYLSDSASIPRSAAVIAGVDFLVALVAGFIIFPIVFSFGFDPVSGPQLAFITLPQIFSTMAFGSFFGTIFFILLFVGAISSILSMVEGGVATMVDEWAWPREKATIFICTLAALIGLPSALSYAGYDLILFGAPFLDNVDLLFGTLLVPVSASMICLAFSWLWKPESLLTEVNKNSRFKFSRTAVYYLRYIVPLLLLVTLASTVVRTFL; via the coding sequence ATGCCTTCAGAGAGTGCCGACACCACGAAACGGGCCGAGTGGTCGCGCTACGGGTTTGTCCTCGCGGCGATCGGTTCGGCCGTCGGCCTTGGAAATATCTGGCGATTCCCCTATGTCGTCGGCGAAAACGGCGGCGGGGCCTTCCTCGTCCCCTATATCGTTTCGTTTTTCTGCTTCGGGATCCCGCTGATGGTCCTCGAGTTCACCGTCGGCAGGGGGTTCAGGGGCTCGGTGGTGACCGCCTTTGGACGCCTCCACCCGCGGCTGCGCCACCTCGGCCTCCTCCCCTTCGTGATGACTCTTGTGGTCTTCAGTTACTACTCGGTCATCGCCGGGTGGACACTGGCCTACATCATCTTCTCGGTCACCGGATACATGGACTTCGAGACCTTCACCTCCTCTCCCCTCCCGCGGGTCACCTTCTTTGCGACCATCCTCCTCGCCGGTGCGGTGGTGAAGGTCGACCTCAAGGCCGGGATCGAACGGGCGAACCGGTACCTGATGCCGGTGCTCGGCGTCGCCCTCCTGATCATGCTCGTCCAGGCGCTCACGCTGCCCGGCGTGCAGGCCGGACTGGCCTACTACCTCACCCCCGACCTCTCGGCCCTCTCCGACCCGGCGATCTGGGTGCAGGCCGCGGGTCAGGTCTTCTTCTCCCTGAGCATCGGCTTCGGGGTGCTCCTCACCTACGGGAGTTATCTCTCCGACTCGGCATCCATCCCGCGTTCCGCAGCGGTCATCGCAGGCGTCGATTTCCTGGTCGCCCTCGTCGCGGGTTTCATCATCTTCCCGATCGTCTTCTCCTTCGGCTTCGACCCGGTCTCAGGCCCGCAACTCGCCTTCATCACCCTCCCGCAGATCTTCTCGACGATGGCCTTCGGCTCATTCTTCGGGACGATATTCTTTATTCTTCTCTTCGTAGGGGCGATCTCTTCGATCCTCTCGATGGTGGAGGGCGGGGTGGCGACGATGGTCGACGAGTGGGCATGGCCGCGGGAGAAGGCGACCATTTTCATCTGCACTCTCGCCGCCCTCATCGGCCTCCCTTCGGCCCTCAGCTATGCCGGATACGACCTCATCCTCTTCGGCGCACCCTTCCTTGACAACGTCGACCTCCTCTTCGGAACGCTCCTGGTCCCGGTCTCCGCCTCGATGATCTGCCTCGCCTTCTCATGGCTCTGGAAACCAGAATCGCTTCTCACCGAGGTGAACAAAAACAGCAGGTTCAAATTTTCGAGAACCGCGGTCTACTATCTACGGTACATCGTCCCCCTTCTCCTGCTCGTCACCCTCGCGAGCACGGTGGTCAGGACATTCCTCTGA
- a CDS encoding HEAT repeat domain-containing protein, which yields MKTGTRSKRPNGLSTDPCLSYTFPAYQPSMQNPANPDLSDDTLPVETDVAPSPEVLDCAVENDLEGLTDYLFNGESQKIREDAALAIGMMMGEQAVEAFIELFSQENKDLRMAASWGLSAIGTPALNRLIVALAEGDTVTRTWAAYTLGTIGHCKADTPLTEALKDEDPQVRWWAGWALDQILQRHGTCSSC from the coding sequence ATGAAGACGGGCACACGCTCGAAGAGACCGAACGGCCTGTCGACCGATCCATGCCTATCTTATACCTTCCCCGCCTACCAACCATCCATGCAAAACCCCGCAAACCCTGATCTCTCTGACGACACCCTTCCTGTCGAGACCGATGTCGCACCTTCCCCCGAGGTGCTCGACTGCGCTGTCGAGAACGACCTCGAAGGGCTCACCGACTATCTCTTCAACGGGGAATCGCAGAAGATCAGAGAGGACGCCGCCCTCGCCATCGGGATGATGATGGGAGAGCAGGCCGTCGAGGCCTTCATCGAACTCTTCAGCCAGGAAAACAAGGATCTGCGGATGGCCGCCTCATGGGGGCTCTCGGCCATCGGCACCCCCGCGCTCAACAGGCTGATCGTCGCCCTTGCCGAAGGCGACACCGTCACCAGAACCTGGGCCGCCTACACCCTCGGCACTATCGGCCACTGCAAGGCCGACACTCCGCTCACCGAGGCGTTGAAAGATGAGGATCCGCAGGTCCGGTGGTGGGCCGGGTGGGCCCTCGACCAGATCCTCCAGCGGCACGGCACCTGTTCGAGTTGCTGA
- a CDS encoding Hsp20/alpha crystallin family protein, with translation MPDEGHEHLHIEVELPGVAKEEIVLSMHDDSFFVRASKEGVRYVGSYATRCPIDYEKAKAKYHNGLLVIDVPYRKPQERGIV, from the coding sequence ATGCCTGACGAGGGCCATGAGCACCTGCACATCGAGGTGGAACTGCCCGGCGTGGCAAAAGAGGAGATCGTGTTGAGCATGCATGACGACAGTTTCTTTGTGCGGGCCTCGAAGGAGGGGGTGCGGTATGTCGGTTCGTACGCCACCCGCTGCCCGATCGATTACGAGAAGGCGAAGGCGAAGTATCACAACGGGTTGCTCGTCATCGACGTCCCGTACAGGAAACCGCAGGAGCGAGGGATCGTATAG
- a CDS encoding DUF167 domain-containing protein: protein MVVSVGRHNIVILMSSHDDAVSGSDNGAVIAIDVSAGCKKDAFPVGYNPWRKAVICHVAARAVGGKANRAILDLIAGTFGVPKSSVSIISGATSSTKKIEILGISRDDVISRLSGLLEP from the coding sequence ATGGTCGTTAGCGTCGGGCGACATAATATCGTGATTCTTATGTCTTCTCATGACGATGCCGTGTCCGGATCAGACAACGGTGCTGTGATCGCCATCGACGTTTCTGCAGGCTGCAAAAAAGATGCTTTTCCGGTCGGCTACAACCCCTGGCGCAAGGCTGTGATCTGCCATGTCGCGGCCAGAGCGGTGGGAGGGAAGGCGAACCGCGCGATTCTCGATCTGATCGCCGGGACATTCGGGGTTCCGAAGTCATCGGTGAGCATCATCTCAGGTGCGACATCAAGCACCAAAAAAATTGAAATTCTGGGCATCTCCAGAGATGATGTGATATCACGGCTCTCCGGGCTTCTTGAGCCATAG
- the dnaJ gene encoding molecular chaperone DnaJ, translating to MSAGSYYDVLGVSKDAGQQEIKKAYRNLARKYHPDVCKEPDAEEKFKEINEAYSVLSDEQKKAQYDNVGHDAFTNASKGSYSGGGGYGGFQADFSGFGDIFDTFFGGGGGGGPRGPKPGADLLLRMKISLRDAVFGVDREVEVFHSESCPDCDGTGSKNKKMRTCSKCGGSGQIRQVSQSLFGQFVRMSTCPSCNGRGKIPEEPCTACGGSGHTRVKRKVTVHIPAGAYTGIRLRMEGYGEAGDYGAPVGDLYVEVLVEENPKFVRTGDNLETEVKITPAQAVVGSTVEVKTIDDRTVELKVPAGIQHGTALRIPGEGVRRRGRPGDLLVRVRLVVPKKLSDEEKELYEKILEIEKKNSGKKGFFKDFVDKMRGGSEE from the coding sequence ATGAGTGCGGGAAGCTACTATGATGTCCTCGGCGTCTCGAAGGATGCCGGCCAGCAGGAGATCAAGAAGGCGTACCGCAACCTTGCACGCAAGTATCACCCTGATGTCTGCAAGGAACCGGACGCAGAGGAAAAATTCAAGGAGATCAACGAGGCCTACTCGGTCCTCTCGGATGAGCAGAAAAAGGCCCAGTACGACAATGTCGGCCACGATGCGTTCACCAACGCCTCGAAGGGTTCGTACTCGGGCGGCGGCGGATATGGCGGGTTCCAGGCAGACTTCAGCGGGTTTGGAGACATCTTCGACACCTTCTTTGGTGGAGGTGGGGGCGGCGGCCCCAGAGGCCCCAAGCCCGGCGCCGATCTCCTCCTCAGGATGAAGATCAGCCTCAGGGACGCGGTCTTCGGGGTCGACCGCGAGGTGGAGGTTTTCCACAGCGAGTCCTGTCCTGACTGTGACGGGACGGGTAGCAAGAACAAGAAGATGCGCACCTGCTCGAAGTGCGGCGGGAGCGGGCAGATCCGGCAGGTGAGCCAGTCGCTCTTCGGGCAGTTTGTCAGGATGAGCACCTGTCCGTCCTGCAATGGCCGGGGGAAGATCCCTGAGGAACCCTGCACGGCATGCGGCGGGAGCGGCCACACCCGGGTGAAGCGGAAGGTCACGGTCCACATCCCGGCGGGTGCGTATACCGGCATCCGCCTCAGGATGGAAGGCTACGGCGAGGCCGGCGATTACGGCGCACCGGTCGGCGACCTGTACGTCGAGGTGCTCGTCGAGGAGAACCCGAAGTTTGTCCGCACCGGCGACAATCTGGAGACCGAGGTGAAGATCACCCCGGCCCAGGCGGTGGTCGGTTCCACGGTCGAGGTAAAGACCATCGACGACCGCACGGTCGAACTGAAGGTTCCGGCCGGGATCCAGCATGGCACGGCCCTCCGGATCCCTGGCGAGGGAGTGCGGCGTCGGGGCAGACCCGGTGACCTCCTGGTCCGGGTGCGGCTTGTCGTGCCCAAAAAACTCTCTGACGAGGAGAAGGAACTCTACGAGAAGATCCTTGAGATCGAGAAGAAGAATTCAGGGAAGAAGGGGTTCTTCAAGGACTTCGTCGATAAGATGCGGGGCGGGTCTGAGGAGTAG
- the hypE gene encoding hydrogenase expression/formation protein HypE codes for MKVNLMHGAGGEVMGELLSVITKFENNNAGGIGLESLDDGAVIPVGDQKIVFTTDSHVVHPIFFPGGDIGRIAVSGTVNDLAMMGGRPIALSCAMVIQEGFDVADLERIVASMDAALGEVGASVVTGDTKVLERGSLDGIIINTAGVGVANHVVRDNGLRPGDVIISSGTLGDHGLAIMAHREGFDLGEQIKSDVAPLWGMVERALAAGEIHAMKDPTRGGFANAINEMASKAGVHVEIDEEALPIRTSVRSAAAMLGIDPLEVANEGKTIMGVPADDVEAVLKALRSHKYGKDAAIIGRVTEGSGVVMKTKIGGERFIEAPIGDPVPRVC; via the coding sequence ATGAAAGTCAACCTGATGCACGGTGCGGGCGGAGAAGTGATGGGCGAACTCCTGAGCGTGATCACGAAGTTCGAGAACAACAATGCCGGCGGGATCGGACTCGAGTCCCTCGACGACGGGGCGGTGATCCCGGTCGGCGACCAGAAGATCGTCTTTACGACCGACAGCCATGTCGTCCACCCGATCTTCTTCCCCGGCGGCGACATCGGCAGGATCGCCGTCTCCGGGACGGTCAACGACCTGGCGATGATGGGCGGGCGACCGATCGCCCTCTCGTGTGCGATGGTCATCCAGGAAGGTTTCGATGTCGCCGACCTGGAGCGGATCGTCGCCTCGATGGACGCAGCCCTCGGCGAGGTCGGGGCCTCGGTCGTCACCGGCGACACGAAGGTGCTGGAGCGCGGCTCGCTCGATGGGATCATCATCAACACCGCCGGGGTCGGGGTCGCCAACCATGTTGTCAGGGACAACGGCCTTCGTCCCGGCGACGTGATCATATCGAGCGGCACCCTCGGCGACCACGGGCTTGCGATCATGGCCCACCGCGAGGGGTTCGACCTGGGCGAGCAGATCAAATCTGACGTCGCCCCCCTCTGGGGCATGGTCGAGCGGGCGCTTGCGGCCGGCGAGATCCACGCGATGAAAGACCCGACCCGCGGCGGTTTTGCCAATGCCATCAACGAGATGGCGAGCAAGGCCGGTGTCCATGTCGAGATCGACGAAGAGGCCCTGCCGATCAGGACCAGCGTTCGGAGTGCCGCGGCCATGCTCGGAATCGATCCCCTTGAGGTGGCGAACGAGGGCAAGACGATCATGGGTGTGCCGGCCGACGACGTCGAGGCGGTGCTCAAGGCCCTCCGCTCTCATAAGTATGGCAAAGACGCTGCGATCATCGGCCGGGTGACCGAGGGTTCGGGCGTCGTGATGAAGACGAAGATCGGCGGCGAGCGTTTTATCGAAGCGCCGATCGGCGACCCGGTACCCAGGGTCTGCTAA
- a CDS encoding ATP-grasp domain-containing protein has translation MIRIIPKPTDTPDDNSTAMVIRALRQMGADFSLLDLNAIDPLAAEVSGDLIWVCGMKQDIHQFECLDVLSLDNLVINSPDAIATCASKVKTTALLLKNGVPSPETLFTASHDLAAAFLARHGQAVIKPVYGYDGIGVCLIKDETELGEAPYYLQEYVQNDRDYRVFVIEGEAVGAICRQSPHLTHNIHQGGTGTPVEISDEMQEAAGGAARAVGAAYCGVDLLETADGYTVLEVNGTPNWHCMAAPIPRFLAEHLVEKERDFRLC, from the coding sequence ATGATCCGCATCATACCTAAACCGACCGACACCCCCGACGACAACTCGACCGCCATGGTGATCAGAGCACTCAGGCAGATGGGAGCCGATTTTTCGCTCCTCGACCTGAACGCCATCGACCCCCTCGCCGCAGAGGTCAGCGGCGACCTGATCTGGGTCTGCGGGATGAAGCAGGACATCCACCAGTTCGAGTGTCTGGACGTCCTCTCCCTCGATAATCTGGTCATCAACTCACCTGACGCCATCGCCACCTGCGCAAGCAAGGTGAAGACGACCGCACTCCTCCTCAAAAATGGCGTCCCTTCGCCCGAAACCCTTTTCACTGCATCGCACGACCTGGCCGCTGCGTTCCTTGCCCGCCACGGTCAGGCAGTCATCAAACCGGTCTACGGCTATGACGGGATCGGGGTTTGCCTCATCAAAGACGAGACCGAACTCGGAGAGGCTCCCTATTATCTCCAGGAGTATGTCCAGAACGACCGTGACTACCGCGTCTTCGTCATCGAGGGGGAGGCGGTCGGGGCGATCTGCCGGCAGTCCCCGCACCTCACCCACAACATCCACCAGGGCGGGACCGGCACCCCGGTCGAGATCAGTGACGAGATGCAGGAGGCCGCCGGGGGGGCCGCCAGGGCGGTGGGCGCGGCGTACTGCGGGGTCGACCTGCTCGAAACCGCCGACGGATATACCGTCCTCGAAGTGAACGGAACCCCGAACTGGCACTGCATGGCGGCGCCGATCCCGAGGTTCCTCGCAGAACACCTGGTTGAGAAAGAGCGGGATTTCAGACTCTGTTGA
- a CDS encoding UPF0058 family protein, translating to MHKEELITLHQILVEIKDYFELVNPELKFPQYSALRINPSQIHKSKLEHKHAIFVLGQELANGMKDIEFTGSTRISARMKDLAERAEKELERNFE from the coding sequence ATGCATAAAGAAGAACTGATTACCCTGCATCAGATCCTTGTCGAGATCAAGGACTACTTTGAACTGGTTAACCCTGAACTGAAGTTTCCCCAGTACTCTGCTCTGAGGATCAATCCCTCGCAGATTCACAAGAGCAAACTCGAACACAAACATGCGATCTTCGTGCTCGGGCAGGAACTTGCGAATGGCATGAAGGACATTGAGTTCACTGGTTCGACCAGGATTTCGGCGCGGATGAAGGATCTCGCAGAGCGGGCTGAGAAAGAACTGGAACGCAACTTCGAATGA
- a CDS encoding amidohydrolase family protein, which produces MAGHAALVLRGLTLPSGRVADLSLGEGRVLHIGAGLPADESVDASGLLCLPAAVDMHTHLRGGRAQVAKEDWTTGTTSALFGGVTVVVDQPNTLPPLTAPDAFGARVAEAAGQARCRFAVNAGVVSGADLPALWRAGAMAFGEVFAGPSSYGTAVPPEVLGRAFLALRDLGALVTVHAEDPLPGAPENLAEHDRLRPASAEAAAVRAVDRLVPPGGRVHFCHMSSAAAVDAAVGTVEVTPHHLFLSWEQFEAEDTHARMNPPLRSEKERKTLWSRWDAIDVVASDHAPHTAAEKAVPFAEAPSGVPGVETMLPLLMAEVVSGRLSLASVVEKTAINPAGILGIAPAGFGPGERADFALYPREPTSIDPDTLHTKCTWTPFEGMAAVFPEIVVMDGACTVLDGECLGGGGAWLPGKGYNP; this is translated from the coding sequence ATGGCCGGGCATGCGGCGCTGGTGCTCAGGGGGCTCACCCTTCCCTCCGGCCGGGTGGCCGACCTCAGTCTCGGCGAGGGGAGAGTGCTCCATATCGGTGCCGGCCTGCCGGCAGACGAGAGCGTCGACGCCTCGGGTCTCCTCTGCCTGCCAGCCGCGGTGGATATGCACACCCACCTCAGGGGCGGGCGGGCGCAGGTGGCCAAGGAAGACTGGACGACCGGGACGACCAGCGCCCTCTTCGGCGGGGTGACTGTCGTCGTCGACCAGCCCAACACCCTCCCGCCGTTGACCGCGCCCGACGCATTCGGAGCGCGTGTTGCAGAGGCGGCCGGGCAGGCCAGGTGCCGGTTTGCGGTCAACGCCGGCGTGGTATCCGGCGCCGACCTTCCGGCCCTCTGGCGTGCCGGTGCGATGGCCTTCGGCGAGGTCTTCGCCGGGCCGTCCAGTTATGGAACGGCGGTGCCACCCGAAGTGCTCGGCCGGGCCTTCCTCGCGCTTCGAGACCTCGGGGCTCTGGTCACCGTCCATGCCGAAGACCCGCTCCCCGGTGCGCCTGAAAATCTTGCAGAGCATGATCGCCTCAGGCCTGCCTCCGCCGAGGCGGCGGCGGTGAGGGCGGTGGACCGTCTGGTGCCTCCTGGCGGGCGGGTCCACTTCTGTCATATGAGTTCGGCCGCGGCCGTCGACGCCGCAGTCGGGACCGTCGAGGTGACCCCCCACCACCTCTTTCTCTCCTGGGAACAATTTGAAGCCGAGGACACTCATGCAAGGATGAACCCTCCCCTCCGGAGCGAAAAAGAACGAAAAACACTCTGGAGCCGCTGGGACGCGATCGACGTCGTCGCCTCGGACCATGCCCCGCACACCGCCGCCGAGAAGGCGGTCCCCTTCGCTGAGGCCCCCTCAGGGGTGCCGGGTGTCGAGACGATGCTCCCCCTCCTGATGGCCGAAGTCGTCTCCGGCCGGCTCTCTCTCGCGTCGGTCGTCGAGAAGACGGCGATCAATCCGGCCGGGATCCTCGGCATCGCCCCGGCAGGGTTCGGGCCGGGCGAGCGGGCCGACTTCGCCCTGTACCCCAGGGAACCTACTTCAATCGACCCGGACACCCTGCATACAAAATGCACCTGGACGCCCTTCGAGGGGATGGCCGCGGTCTTCCCCGAGATCGTGGTGATGGACGGGGCCTGCACCGTCCTTGACGGCGAGTGTCTCGGGGGCGGTGGCGCCTGGCTCCCTGGCAAAGGCTATAATCCCTGA
- a CDS encoding hydrogenase maturation nickel metallochaperone HypA/HybF, translated as MHEYSIAYDIFATARRAAIENGADEVTTVKVDVGEMAMVNPEQVEFLFGVIVEDDPLFTGTHLECRTVKVRTRCECGYEGDEKFVCPQCGGLPHIVEGKEIVVTNIEIEVNES; from the coding sequence ATGCACGAGTACAGCATAGCATACGACATCTTCGCCACCGCCAGGCGGGCCGCAATTGAGAACGGGGCCGACGAGGTCACGACAGTCAAGGTCGACGTCGGCGAGATGGCGATGGTGAACCCTGAACAGGTCGAGTTTCTCTTCGGGGTGATCGTGGAGGACGACCCCCTCTTTACCGGGACGCATCTGGAGTGTCGGACCGTGAAGGTGCGGACCAGATGCGAGTGCGGGTATGAAGGGGACGAGAAGTTCGTCTGCCCGCAGTGCGGCGGGCTCCCCCATATCGTCGAAGGAAAGGAGATCGTAGTCACCAATATTGAGATCGAAGTGAACGAATCATGA